The following are from one region of the Remersonia thermophila strain ATCC 22073 chromosome 6, whole genome shotgun sequence genome:
- a CDS encoding mitochondrial 54S ribosomal protein bL32m, translating into MALAARMAPGAFLPRLLPSIVLPSSRIQLRVRQLEFPLFPSLSLAVPVGISLGLPPLPSILEGIWESILKAVPKKKTSHMKKRHRQMAGKALKDVSSLCKCPACGGVKRMHYMCPHCTQKLRELMNEGTKGA; encoded by the exons ATGGCGTTGGCAGCACGGATGGCGCCCGGCGCCTTTCTCCCCCGACTCCTCCCCTCGATCGTCCTGCCCTCGTCAAGGATACAGCTCCGCGTGCGGCAACTCGAgttccccctcttcccctcgcTCAGTCTCGCCGTTCCCGTCGGCATCTCGCTCGGCTTGCCGCCATTACCATCCATTCTGGAGGGCATCTGGGAATCGATCCTGAAGGCGgtgcccaagaagaagacgtCGCACATGAAGAAGAGGCACAGGCAGATGGCTGGCAAGGCGCTGAAGGATGTGTCTTCGCTGTGCAAGTGCCCTGCCTGCGGGGGGGTCAAGAGGATGCACTACATGTGCCCGCACTGCACACAAA AGTTGAGGGAGCTTATGAATGAGGGGACGAAGGGAGCGTGA